One genomic window of Microtus ochrogaster isolate Prairie Vole_2 unplaced genomic scaffold, MicOch1.0 UNK41, whole genome shotgun sequence includes the following:
- the LOC101990010 gene encoding olfactory receptor 52R1-like — protein MVASRYNSSHPLFFILLGIPGLENYQFWIAFPFCVMYIVAVTSYCEHMAVLKLVCADTKINRGYGLFVAFSVVGFDIIVIGVSYVMILRAVLRLPSGEARLKAFGTCASHVCVILAFYIPALFTFLTHRFGHHVPRVVHIMFANVYLLVPPMLNPIIYGVRTKQIRDRVTQGVCRKDP, from the exons ATGGTGGCTTCAAGGTATAACTCTTCCCACCCTCTGTTCTTCATCTTGCTTggaatcccagggctggagaattATCAATTTTGGATTGCCTTTCCATTCTGTGTCATGTATATTGTGGCAGTGACT TCCTACTGTGAGCACATGGCTGTGCTCAAGTTGGTGTGTGCTGATACCAAAATCAATCGTGGATATGGGCTCTTTGTGGCTTTCTCTGTGGTTGGCTTTGATATAATTGTCATCGGTGTATCTTATGTGATGATTCTGAGAGCTGTGCTGAGGTTGCCCTCAGGTGAAGCCCGCCTCAAAGCTTTTGGTACATGTGCTTCCCATGTCTGTGTTATCTTGGCTTTCTATATCCCAGCCCTTTTCACCTTCCTCACTCACCGCTTTGGCCACCATGTGCCCCGTGTTGTGCACATCATGTTTGCTAATGTCTACCTGCTGGTTCCTCCCATGCTCAATCCCATCATCTATGGAGTCAGAACCAAACAGATCAGGGACAGGGTTACCCAAGGAGTCTGTAGAAAAGACCCATGA
- the LOC101989729 gene encoding olfactory receptor 51F2, whose protein sequence is MLILNNTNSQAPTFLLTGIPALRAAQVWISIPFCLLYVIALFGNSVILLVIFHEHSLHEPMYYFLSLSVTDLSLSLCTLSTTLGVLWFDAREINLNACIAQMFFLHGFTFMESGVLLAMSFDRFVAICDPLRYTTILTNARIAQIGITVLIRNVAVMLPVVLFVKRLSFCRSLVLSHSYCYHVDLIQLSCTDNRINSILGLFALFSTTGFDCPCILFSYVLIIRSVLSIASSDERQKAFNTCISHISAVAIFYIPLISLSLVHRYGHSAPAFVHTIMANVFLLIPPVLNPIIYSVKTKQIRKAIIKFYLRSKAKCNQ, encoded by the coding sequence ATGCTCATCCTCAATAATACCAATTCCCAGGCTCCAACATTTCTCCTCACTGGTATCCCGGCTCTGAGAGCAGCTCAGGTCTGGATCTCCATTCCCTTTTGTCTCCTGTATGTAATTGCCCTCTTTGGGAACAGCGTGATCCTGCTGGTGATCTTTCATGAGCACAGCCTTCATGAGCCGATGTACTATTTCCTCTCACTTTCAGTCACAGACCTAAGCCTGTCTCTGTGCACACTTTCCACTACACTTGGTGTCCTCTGGTTTGATGCGCGAGAGATCAACTTAAATGCTTGCATTGCCCAGATGTTCTTTCTCCATGGGTTTACTTTCATGGAGTCTGGGGTTCTTCTGGCCATGTCCTTTGATCGTTTTGTGGCCATCTGTGACCCACTAAGATATACCACCATTCTTACCAATGCCAGGATTGCACAGATTGGCATAACCGTACTGATAAGGAATGTTGCTGTCATGTTGCCAGTCGTACTCTTTGTCAAGAGGCTGTCCTTCTGCAGATCGTTGGTTCTTTCACACTCTTACTGCTACCATGTTGATCTTATTCAGCTCTCGTGTACAGACAACAGAATCAATAGCATTCTTGGTCTGTTTGCATTGTTCTCCACTACAGGATTCGACTGCCCTTGTATATTGTTCTCCTACGTACTGATCATTCGATCTGTGCTCAGCATTGCTTCCTCAGATGAGCGACAAAAAGCTTTCAATACTTGCATATCACACATCAGTGCTGTTGCCATCTTCTACATCCCTCTCATCAGCTTGTCTCTTGTACACCGCTATGGCCATTCAGCACCTGCCTTTGTCCACACCATCATGGCCAATgtcttcctcctcatccctccTGTGCTCAACCCTATCATTTACAGTGTGAAGACAAAGCAGATTCGAAAGGCTATTATCAAATTTTACCTCAGAAGCAAAGCCAAATGTAATCAATAA